A portion of the Sabethes cyaneus chromosome 3, idSabCyanKW18_F2, whole genome shotgun sequence genome contains these proteins:
- the LOC128744647 gene encoding 60S acidic ribosomal protein P0, whose product MGREDKASWKANYFVKIVQLLDEFPKCFIVGADNVGSRQMQTIRMSLRGSAIVLMGKNTMMRKAIRGHLEENQNLEKLLPHIRGNVGFVFTKGDLVEVRDKLMESKVRAPARAGAIAPLEVVIPAQNTGLGPEKTSFFQALSIPTKISKGTIEIINDVPILKPGDKVGASEATLLNMLNISPFSYGLQIQQVYDSGSIFSPDILDIKPEDLRAKFQAGVANLAAVSLEIGYPTLASVPHSIANGFRNLLAIAAVTEVEFKEAETVKEFIKDPSKFAAAAAPVAAAAAAAPAAAAKEEKKEESESEDDDMGFGLFD is encoded by the exons ATGGGTAGGGAGGACAAAGCTAGCTGGAAAGCAAACTACTTCGTTAAAATCGTG caATTGCTCGACGAGTTCCCAAAATGCTTCATTGTCGGCGCGGACAATGTTGGCTCTCGCCAGATGCAGACCATTCGTATGTCGCTGCGTGGCTCAGCCATTGTCCTCATGGGCAAGAACACCATGATGCGTAAAGCAATCCGTGGTCACCTGGAGGAAAACCAGAACCTCGAGAAGCTGTTACCGCACATCCGCGGTAACGTTGGCTTCGTGTTCACCAAGGGTGACCTGGTCGAAGTGCGCGACAAACTGATGGAAAGCAAGGTCCGTGCCCCAGCTCGTGCTGGTGCCATCGCTCCCCTAGAAGTCGTCATTCCAGCGCAGAACACTGGTCTCGGTCCAGAGAAGACTTCTTTCTTCCAGGCTCTGTCTATTCCGACCAAGATTTCCAAGGGTACAATTGAAATCATCAACGACGTACCCATCCTGAAGCCAGGCGACAAGGTCGGAGCTTCCGAAGCCACCTTGCTGAATATGTTGAACATTTCGCCGTTCTCGTACGGTCTGCAAATTCAGCAAGTGTATGATTCTGGTTCTATTTTCTCTCCGGATATTTTGGACATCAAGCCGGAAGACCTCCGTGCCAAATTCCAGGCAGGAGTTGCCAATTTGGCAGCAGTTTCGCTCGAGATCGGATATCCGACGTTGGCTTCCGTACCACACAGCATCGCCAACGGATTCCGCAATCTGCTGGCCATTGCCGCCGTCACCGAGGTTGAGTTCAAGGAAGCCGAAACCGTCAAGGAGTTCATCAAGGATCCGAGCaaatttgctgctgctgctgctccggtCGCTGCAGCCGCCGCCGCTGCTCCAGCTGCTGCCGCCAAGGAGGAAAAGAAGGAAGAATCCGAGTCCGAGGATGACGATATGGGCTTCGGCTTGTTCGATTAG